A genomic segment from Agelaius phoeniceus isolate bAgePho1 chromosome 2, bAgePho1.hap1, whole genome shotgun sequence encodes:
- the ZAR1L gene encoding protein ZAR1-like, with translation MDSFVCSPFSPYQTVRSSPALGRGWDTAAKQPSWKQSKSGSISPFLGGPFTPLPSDYLDSYRRAQLQALLSQVGPALAPRPRRASTKEAAVQVSLRADVAVQCSLGPRTLPPARAFSPAGLRALGRLALYSPAPDRRLLAPPDAAPLPEKAAPAEETPTADGGEEQQEGPAEAALPPRQEPVGTRREETAAPRQRAAFQFLEQKYGYFHCKDCKTRWESAYVWCISGSNKVYFKQLCRKCQKGFNPYRVETIQCQICSKTRCSCPQRKRHIDLKRPHRQELCGRCKGKRLSCDSTYSFKYVV, from the exons ATGGACAGCTTCGTCTGTTCCCCCTTCAGCCCGTACCAGACCGTGAGGAGCAGCCCCGCGCTCGGCCGCGGCTGGGACACTGCGGCCAAGCAGCCCAGCTGGAAGCAGAGTAAGAGCGGCAGCATCAGCCCCTTCCTCGGGGGCCCCTTCACGCCGCTGCCCTCCGACTACCTGGACAGCTACCGGCGGGCGCAGCTCCAGGCGCTGCTGTCGCAGGTGGGACCCGCGCTggcgccgcggccgcgccgGGCCAGCACGAAGGAGGCGGCGGTGCAGGTGAGCCTGCGGGCCGACGTGGCCGTGCAGTGCTCGCTGGGGccccgcacgctgccgcccgcccGCGCCTTCAGCCCCGCCGGCCTGCGCGCCCTGGGCCGCCTCGCCCTCTACTCACCCGCGCCCGACCGCCGCCTCTTGGCGCCGCCCGACGCCGCGCCGCTCCCGGAGAAGGCAGCGCCGGCCGAGGAGACCCCGACGGCGGACGGCGgcgaggagcagcaggagggccCGGCGGAGGCCGCGCTGCCGCCGCGCCAGGAGCCGGTGGGGACGCGGCGGGAGGAGACCGCGGCTCCCAGGCAGAGAGCTGCCTTCCAG TTCTTGGAGCAGAAGTATGGCTATTTCCACTGCAAAGACTGCAAGACCAGATGGGAGAGTGCTTACGTGTGGTGCATTTCTGGAAGCAACAAG GTGTACTTCAAGCAGCTCTGTCGCAAATGCCAAAAAGGCTTCAATCCCTATCGAGTGGAAACAATCCAGTGCCAG ATCTGTTCCAAGACTCGTTGCTCTTGCCCTCAGAGGAAGAGACATATAGATCTCAAGAGACCTCATCGCCAAGAGCTCTGTGGCCGCTGCAAAGGCAAAAGGCTGTCCTGTGATAGCACTTACAGCTTCAAATACGTTGTCTGA